In Monomorium pharaonis isolate MP-MQ-018 chromosome 3, ASM1337386v2, whole genome shotgun sequence, a genomic segment contains:
- the LOC114255503 gene encoding uncharacterized protein LOC114255503, with protein sequence MTMITTVQQALYPLLLICCIFGLGIYSPKKFYLNILYNLAIWTSYSCLCYYVVTTLEAGIWYRSISNTAHIRIGALTTIISIIMSVYRDRKFRLFMKRLAAVDDTLEELGTPKIYQKLHAYIKRMLFGWLVCSYVGNAFDMTWWFYTVKNHWCVIIPCIINHFHHINLLMDLLLMTFLWYINTRFDKVNEHMRYLIVKKEYNLNYFSKKTMPSTRQYITCINYKHLLWTTMHLHLELCQIARELNTIFGPQMTIEMIAYIVYVARLCNYIYMHIQTKGRYIRSLISWFGISFWVSMHLARLFSLNYICEKISAKVNM encoded by the exons ATGACAATGATAACAACCGTACAACAGGCTTTATATCCTTTATTACTAATCTGTTGTATTTTTGGCTTAGGGATCTATtctccaaaaaaattttatttaaatattctatataatctGGCAATATGGACTAGTTACAGTTGTCTTTGTTATTACGTGGTGACCACACTTGAGGCAGGAATATGGTATCGATCAATTTCTAATACAGCTCACATACGAATTGGCGCTCTCACTaccattatttctattatcaTGAGTGTATATCGAGACAGG AAATTTAGATTGTTTATGAAAAGACTTGCTGCTGTGGATGATACGTTAGAAGAGTTAGGTACtccaaaaatatatcaaaaactgcacgcatatataaaaagaatgttaTTTGGATGGTTAGTGTGTAGCTACGTGGGAAATGCATTTGATATGACGTGGTGGTTCTACACTGTGAAAAATCATTGGTGTGTGATTATTCCTTGCATCATAAATCATTTTCATCATATCAACTTGTTGATGGATTTATTACTTATGACATTTTTATG GTACATTAACACTAGATTTGATAAGGTAAACGAACACATGAGGTATTTGATagtgaaaaaagaatataatttaaattatttttcaaaaaaaactATGCCAAGTACTCGCCAATATATCACGTGTATTAATTACAAACATCTTTTGTGGACAACAAT gcATCTTCATTTAGAATTATGTCAAATTGCTCGTGAATTGAACACAATATTTGGGCCGCAAATGACCATAGAAATGATAGCCTATATAGTATACGTGGCAAgattatgcaattatatttacatgcaTATACAAACAAAAGGTCGGTACATACGTTCGCTAATCTCTTGGTTCGGTATATCTTTTTGGGTCTCTATGCATTTAGCTAGGCTCTTCAGCTTAAACTAcatatgtgaaaaaattagCGCTAAGGTAAAtatgtaa